The Manihot esculenta cultivar AM560-2 chromosome 1, M.esculenta_v8, whole genome shotgun sequence genome has a window encoding:
- the LOC110630768 gene encoding amino acid transporter AVT6A, translated as MTIGNQATKNEGKSTKSKQVNEIDPLLPKRQEDVGFDEFDGASFTGAVFNLSTTIVGAGIMALPATMKVLGLGLGVAMIIFMAFLTEASIELLLRFSRAAKSASYGGLMGDAFGKYGRILLQLAVLINNIGVLIVYMIIIGDVLSGTSSSGVHHAGVLEGWFGEHWWTGRFFILLVTTLAIFSPLACFKRIDSLRYTSALSVALAVVFLVITVGITVIKLINGSIMMPRLLPNVTDLTSFWELFTVVPVLVTAYICHYNVHSIDNELEDSTQIKAVVRTALALCSTVYIMTSIFGFLLFGDGTLDDVLANFDTDLGIPYSSLLNDAVRVSYAAHLMLVFPIVFYPLRLNLDGLLFPSARPLCQENMRFASITIGLIALIFLGANFIPSIWDAFQFTGATAAVCLGFIFPASITLRDRHNIATKKDKILCIFMIVLAVFSNLVAIYSDAFALIKKNSSPRE; from the exons ATGACGATTGGAAATCAAGCTACAAAGAATGAGGGAAAGTCGACGAAGAGCAAACAAGTTAATGAGATTGATCCCTTGTTGCCTAAAAGGCAAGAGGAtgttggttttgatgagtttgatGGAGCTTCCTTTACTGGAGCAGTGTTCAACTTATCAACTACCATAGTTGGTGCTGGAATCATGGCACTGCCTGCCACCATGAAAGTGTTAGGCCTTGGCCTTGGGGTTGCTATGATCATCTTTATGGCCTTCTTGACAGAGGCTTCAATTGAGCTGTTGCTTAGGTTTAGCAGGGCAGCGAAGAGTGCTTCATATGGAGGACTTATGGGTGATGCCTTTGGAAAGTACGGAAGGATACTGTTGCAACTAGCTGTTTTAATCAACAACATTGGGGTACTCATCGTGTACATGATTATTATTG GTGATGTGTTGTCTGGAACATCTTCGAGTGGAGTTCACCATGCCGGTGTGCTTGAAGGATGGTTTGGAGAACATTGGTGGACTGGACGATTCTTTATCCTTCTTGTCACAACACTTGCTATATTTTCGCCGCTTGCTTGCTTTAAGCGAATTG ATTCTTTAAGATACACATCTGCCTTATCAGTTGCTCTAGCAGTTGTGTTTCTTGTGATCACTGTGGGAATCACAGTTATCAAGTTGATAAATGGAAGCATAATGATGCCCAGATTACTACCCAATGTTACAGATCTGACTTCATTTTGGGAACTCTTCACTGTAGTCCCTGTTCTCGTCACTGCATACATCTGCCACTACAATG TTCACAGCATAGATAATGAACTTGAGGACTCCACTCAGATAAAAGCAGTCGTGCGAACAGCACTTGCCTTATGCTCAACTGTATATATAATGACCAGCATTTTTGGATTCCTTCTTTTTGGTGATGGAACCCTTGATGATGTGCTTGCGAACTTTGATACTGACCTTGGCATTCCTTACAGTTCCCTGCTTAATGATGCTGTTCGCGTTAGTTATGCTGCTCATCTCATGCTTGTATTCCCAATTGTCTTCTATCCCTTGCGGCTCAACTTGGATGGCCTCCTATTTCCCTCAGCACGACCTTTGTGTCAGGAAAATATGAGATTTGCATCAATCACCATTGGGCTAATTGCTCTGATATTCTTGGGTGCTAATTTCATTCCAAGCATCTGGGATGCTTTCCAATTCACTGGAGCAACTGCAGCTGTTTGCCTTGGGTTCATTTTTCCTGCTTCAATCACTCTTAG GGATCGCCACAACATAGCAACGAAGAAGGACAAGATATTGTGTATTTTCATGATTGTCCTTGCCGTGTTCTCAAATTTGGTGGCCATTTATAGCGATGCATTTGCGTTGATTAAAAAGAATTCTTCACCTCGTGAATGA